The sequence below is a genomic window from Thalassomonas haliotis.
GTTCAGCTTCAGACCTTTCCCCCTTGCCCAACAGCACCCCGACAGACAAGCTGGCTTCTTTGCCCGGAAGCTGATGTATTTTTATGTGCCCTGACTGCCGGGGCTACGTTTTTATCGGCATCATATTGCCCTGGATATTTTTTGTGTTTTCTATGTTGGCGTCATAGCATATGGAACCATGAATCAACCGCCATCAATAAATAGCCAACAACCGAGTTGCGCTCAATCCCGATAAGCTGCTATTGCTCGGAAAACTGCTCCTGCGCTGTTCTAATAGCCAGCATCCAGCCGGCATCAATCTCGTGCCTCGCCTGCAAGGATACAGGCGCCTGGCTTTAGTCTGGAACGATAACGCTGTGAACCTGGCCCGTTATCTTCATTAAATTTTGACTGCTGCTTGATTGCGTTTGCCATTAGGTGTTGCTAACTCAAGCAGTCCTTAATTTTAAAGGGCTGTAGGTCTGGCGTGCTAAGCCGCTTTGTTAAGTGCAAGTTTTAGGTTTAAAAACTTTAAGCACAGAATGCTGCCAATAAATAAACGCAATATAGCCTTATTTTTTGGTGTTTTCTTTTTATGGCGACTTCACTTATGCCGTGTGGCGGGCAGCTTGACAGGCCAGCCCCCGGGAATTCAATGAGTCCCGTTGCCGGGGGGCATTTTTAGGGCAAGCGCTCCTGCGGGCCGGTGTGAGTTCCTGGAGTCCTGCGGCGGCATTGCCGTTGTGCTATCGTTTAGCGGGCGCATTCGCCAGCGCACGGGAATGAAGAGTTGAGAGCTTGTGGTTTGCCGCCGGTATGAAGATGGCAATTAATCAGCCGGCGCTGACGTCAGCTGCCGGGAAATACAGTTATGGTGCTTATAGCCAGGTTGTTCTGCTATTAGACTCTGTCAGTCCCCTGAGGTAAATCGGCGGAGACTGGCTCAGCCGGTGGGAGTATCAACGTAGTGACCGGGCCGCTGCCGTGCCGGCAATGGCAAAATAGGGGGCGGTGAAAGTAACACCTTAAGTCGACCGGCATTGACCTGATCCCGGAGCCTTTGCTGTTCAGACGTCCGGTTTAGCCCCTAGCGTCAAGAGTAAATCCGATACTTATGTCCATCGGCAAGGGCAGTTATATCTCAGCCCCGGTTTCAGTGCGGTTATCGGATTGTTATCACGGGTTCTAGCAGTAGCAGTTTCTGCCGCGTATTTTTGCCTGATATAATTTCATATCTGCCTTATCGAGCAAATCGGCCTCATTAAAGCTGCCTTCATCGGCTCGGTTGGGACTACAGGCGGCCACTCCGGCGCTGACGCTGATATGGGGGTATTTGGCCCCGGGAGCATGTTGGATGGCGAGCTTGTTTACCTTGTCAATCAATGTTTTAGCCAGCAAGCGGGCACCGGTTAGTTCGGTCGCGGGCAATAATGCCACAAACTCTTCGCCGCCAAACCTGGCCATCAGATCTTTGGGGCGTTTGACCGCCTGCGACAGCGCCCGGGCAACCTGCTTCAGGCATTCGTCTCCCTGCATATGGCCAAAGGCATCGTTATAAAGCTTGAAATGATCTATGTCGAGTATGATGACCGCCAGCGGATGCTGCTCCCTGACGGCAGCATGCCATTCCTGTTGCAGCAGGCTGTCAAATTGCATCCTGTTGGCAATGCCCGTCAGGGCATCGGTTTTTGATACCTGTTCCAGTGTTTTACTGCGGCCAACCAGCTTCATCTGATTCTTCACCCGGTTAAACAGGATCTTTTTACCGGCATCCGGCGACAGGTAGTCGATGGCGCCGGCCTGCAGCAATTTTTCTTCTTCGATTTCACTATAGTGCTTTGCGACAAAAATACATTGTATATGCGCCGTGGTGACATGCTTATTGACAAACTTGCACACCTCTAGAGCGGAAATATCTTGCAGTTCGGTTGAAGACAAGATCAAATCTATGTCTTCATCTAACAGCTTGCGCAGTGCGTCGAAGCCGTCATGTGCGGTGGTAATCCTGAAATCCTGTGCAAAAGTTTGTTGCCACTGCTGCAATTGTGCCTGGTATTCATGAACGAGCAATAAAGTAAGCCGGGGCTGCTGAGCGGCTTGCTCAAGATAATAGACGTTTGACGATACAATCGTTCGCTGGTGCATCATGATCCTCCCTTACTCCTTAAACTCCTGGCATCTTAATCAAGGCTATGCTTACAAGCCTTATTAAGTCGAAAAAGCACACCCGGGGTGTGCTTTATATTATCGTTTGGCGGCTTATTTGCCGGTTATTTTGAGCTTATCAATGACGCTTTCAACATCTCTGGTGTTCTTGGCAATGGCAACGGCCAGTTGCCTTGCACTATCGGAGGCGACTTCACCTTTGAGGGTAACTTCCCCCTGACTGACTTCCACTTCAATATTCCGGCCGCTCACCTGGGGTTCGAGCAGTAACTTGGTTTTTACTACGGTTTCGACTTTTGAGTCGGTCACCGCCGTGATAATGGAGTCGTCATCAGCGTCCCGGCCTTTAAGTACGGTTAATTGATTATTCACCGATGCAACGCCGTCCAGGCTTTCGATCAGCTCTTGCGCCAGGGCTTTATCGACTTCACTGTCTACTTTGCCCGTTAAGGTCACGACACCTTGATGTACATCGGTGTTGATATCAAAAGAATTCAGATTGCCGTTGAACAATAATGTCGTCTCTGCCTTACCGTCTATCCAGGCATCTTTGGATTTGTCTTTCCAGGTATTTTCCGCATGGGCTGTAGCAGAAGCTGCTGTTAACATACTCGCAACAACAAGTGAATACATTGACTTTTTCATAATTTTAATCTCCTTGAGCTTATCTGTCTCTAATAAAGCCAGAATGATGCCAAAACAACAAGTTGTTGATATGTCGTGGTTTTATTTTTATTTCTGCCCTTGTGCTGGTCGCTGAATCTTATTGTCGGCGAGTTTTTACATGCGGTGATGTAAAATATACACGCTTGCCCTGACCGTTTTATCTGGCGCGGCGTAGGGAAAAAGGGAATGACAGCTAAAAAAACTCACCGGCTGTCGGAACAAGGCGGTGAGTTTGCAGGCGGCGGTTGTAGACGGTTTTTAATGGGCGCTTGGCTGGGAGCTGGCTTTAACTCCGGCCGGCGTCAGGTATTTGTTCAGCAACACCGGCAAAATGGTGATGTCGGTAAGCAAAGCCAGCACCATGGCCACACCTGTGAGTAAGCCAAACAACATGCTGGGGACAAAGTCTGAAAAAACCAGGGTGCCAAAGCCAAGCACGATCACGGTTGTGGTGTAAATCAGGGCATAACCGACCGATAAATTTGTCTGTGTGACCCAGCCGGCACTGTCCCCGGGCCGGTTTTGTTTTTCATCAAGATAACGGTGGACATAATGTATGGTGTCGTCCATGGAGATCCCCATTGCCACAGCGGCAATGGTGATGGTCATCAAGTCCAGGGGGATGGCGAATAAGCCCATGATGCCCATGATCATGGCGGTGGTAATAAAATTGGGGACTAAGGCGATCAGCGCCACTTTCAGCGAGGAAAATATCACCATCAAGGTCGCTGCCATCGCCGCATAGACGATTGCCAGGGTAAGCACCTGCGAGTCCAGCAAACGGGAGAGTATATCCTCATAAAGCACGAACAGACTGGTCAGGCGGTAGTGTTCTTTGTTCACTCCCATGGCCTGCATTTCCCGGTGAATGTCCGCCAGCAGTTGTGCGCGGTTGAAATCCGGGGTGCTGTCCTGTACCCGCATGGCAATACGCACCTGCTTGCCTTGCGGATAAAAATAGCCGCCGAAGAGTTGTTGCTGCATCTCCTGGTCCAACCCCTTGTATAAGGCGGTTAGTTCATATTCGGTGAGTGGCTTGCCGTTGACCACCTGGGCGATTCGGGTGAAGTCGGCAATGGAAGTGATGGCGCCGATCGCCTGTTGTTTCACCAGCATATTCTGTATCGCGGTCACGGTTTGCACTGCTTCGGCGGAAATAATCAAGTCTTGCTTAACCTGGGTTTCTTGCAGGTCGTAGAGCAGGTCGAAGGGGGTCGAACCGCCAAATTGCCGATCGATAAAGGTCAATTCCTTGCGGACGTCGGTTGACTCGTCAAAATAGTTTAAAAAACTGCTTTCGGCACTTAAACGTAAAGCACCCAGTGCGCCGATCACAGTGAAAACAAGCCATAATATCACTAAGGCGCTGCCCTTGTATTTTACCGTGGCGGCAAAGCCTTTCATGCCCTTTTCAATGATTTTATGTTCGGCGACATAGGTTTGTTTGTTAAAAAAAACCAATAAGAGCGAAGGAAAAAACAGCAGGCTGACCAGGAGGCTGACGAGCATGGCCACCACCATCATCCAACCAAAACTGATCACCGGCTGTACGCCGCTGAAAATCAACGAGCCAAAACCTATAGTTGTGGTTAAGCCGGCAAAAAAGCAAGGTTTGATTTTTTTCTTGATGGTGTGACGCACCAGCTTCTGCTGCGGCCAGTCGCGGTGGCTGAGTACCAGCTCCTGGTATTGCACGATCAAGTGTATGATCATTGCCAACGATAAAATGATTTGCAGGGCAAAGACATTGGCGGAAATCACCGTCACTTTGAAATTGAACGCCGCCAGCAGGCCTAAGGTGATGATCACGCTGACGGCGCAGCACAAAATCGGCAGGCTTACCCAGCTCAGGCGGCGAAAGAGGAACCATAAGACCAGGGTCACGACCACCAGGATCGCTGCGCCGAATAACAGCAGGTCGTTTTGAATAATTTGGATCAGTTCATAAGAGAGTAAGTTGTTGCCGCCAAGATAAAACTCCCCCTGGGAGCGATAGCTTTTTAGCAGGCTGCGTATGTTGTCAATTTCATCGATACGCGTTTGTTCCAGCCGTTTGTTGATTTTCGCCTGCCGGTGTTTTAACCCGGCCAGGCGCGCCTGTTCGCCGGCGCTTAAGTCTCGGCTCAGCAGGTGTTGCCTGATGTCGAGGATATCGCGGTTAACCTGCGCCAGTGCCTCATCGGCGGCAAAGACCACCTGCAGGGATAAAGCCGTTTGCGCCTGGTTAATCAGCAAACCTTCATATAAGGGGTGCTGCTTTAAACTTAATGCCAGTGTTTGCCTGGAAAATTTTTGCTGCTCCCAGGTGAGTTGGCCAACATCGGCGGACAAGCTGTCGCCGGCGGTAAAAATAGGCACATTGACTATGCTGTTTACCTGCTTGACCCTGGCGAGTTGTGTGATCTTTTGACCCAGTTCAGACACCAGTTGCAGGTTTTGCCGGCTGAACAAGTCGGCGTTTGACGGTTTATAGGCGATCAGAATAAATTCCCGCGCGCCATATCTTTGATCGGCCAGCTGCGTCAGAAGGTAGTGCTTATTGTTCTCCATCAGCAGGGTATTGGCGGAGGCGTCTATTTCAAAATGCCTTGCCTGCCAGGCCAGTATCGCGGTAAGCAGGGTGAAAAAGATGCAACTGAGATAAGCCCATTTCGGAGTGCTGGTATTTGTCATGGTTATTCCACCGGTGCGTGTGTTGCGGTTTGTTTTTGTTGTTCGGTTTTAAAGATCTCTTTACGCCTGTCCTGGCCGTCGCGCCGTAGATTTTGCATATAAAGGTTGCGGATAAACTCATAAGGATTTTCGATATCCGCCATGATCTGGGGGTAATGGGATAAAACCGGCGCCTGGGAATGCAGACCGTCGAATAATAGCAGCTGCCGGGCGGCGTCTTCATCCTTGATAAAATTAAGCGGATGTAACAAGTAATTAAAAGACAAAGAGCCGGTATCCCGGATATCGGAAGGTCCCAAAAAAGGCAGTACCAGGTAAGTGCCGTGTCCGATGCCGTAGCTGGCCAGGGTGTCGCCAAAGGTGGTCTTATGGCGTTTGATGTCCATTAGCCGGCTGGCGGGATCAAACAAGCCAAGCAGCCCCAGGGTGGAATTGAGCAATACCCGGGACAGGCTGTTGCCCGATTGTGCGACATTGCCCTGGAGCAGGTGATTTAAGGCATAGAGCGGTTCGCGTAAATTATAGAAAAAATTGCTGATGCTGTTATCAACCGCTGCAGGCACCACGGCCTCATAGCCGGAGGCAAGCGGACTCAGCAGGTAGCGGTATAGCTTGTCGTTAAAGGAGAAAATCGGCTCGTTGATAAAGCGCAGCGGATCGTCCGGGCTTTGATAACTGACCAGGCTGGGACCGGGGTTTTCAGCGGCAATCTCATAAGGGCCTTTTTCGGCTTGCCCGCCTGCAGAAGGCCCTGTTGAGCAGGCGCCTAAGATAAGGGGGAAACAGGCCGTCAGCAGCGGCTTGGCCAGCCGGAGCAAGGCCCGCTTGCATTTTAAAATTCTCTCGGGGGAAAGCACCATATCTTGGCTCCTCTGTCACTGGTGTTGTCTGAATCATTTTCGACTGCCGCTTCGGCGGCAGGAGAATAAATACCGGCCCTGCTAAGCCGATTTTTTCTGTGCTTCGCTGCCGTCAAAGCGCCCCTCTAAAATATCGGCGAGTTTTTCTCCGCCTTTTATGCCGAAATCCAGGGTCCTGATCGGGAACGGGATCTGGATGCCTGCTTGCTCCAGGGCTTGCTTGATGGTGATTATGGCCTGGTGTCTTGCCGCCATAAAACCGGTTTCGCCGGGGTATTCAATCCAAAGCCATACCAGCAGGTTAATTGAGCTGTCGCCAAAGCTTTCGGCGTAGACATTGGTTTCCTGCTTATTGATGACAAAGTCACAGGTATTGATGGCCTTGACGATCACCCCGGCCGCCCGTTCGGGATCGTCGGCATAAGAAATTGCCACCGGCACCTGGATGCGCCTTTTGCCCTGGGTGGAATAATTGGTGAGCACATTTCGAAATAGAATTTTATTGGGGATGATTTCCCGCTGGCCAAAAAAGGTTTCCACCAGGGTGTTGCGCAGGTTAATGGTGATCACCGTACCGAATACCCCGTCGGCTTTAATGATATCGCCGGTTTGAAACGGCTTACGTATGCCCATGACAATACCGGCAATCAGGTTCTCTGTCATGTCCTGGAAAGCAAAACCTATGGCAAGGCCGATAATGCCGGCGCCGGCAAGCAGCGAAGTGACCGTGCCCTTTAACCCGATAAAGTCCAGGCAAATAAAGCCACCGGTGACCACCACGCAAACCTTGAAGATCGCCGACAGTAAATCGGCTATTTGCCGGGAGTCCAGGGTGCGTCGCAGCAGTTTTTTGACTATGCTGCCGGCAATGCGGGCGAGCAGGATAAAAACCAGCATAAACGCAATCGCGACCACGAGATTGGGAATATGCTTGATAGCGGTTTCCAGCCAGATTTGCAGCTTTTCGTCAATCAAGTGCCAGTACTTCTCAAATGCTAACAGGGTCATTCTTTTCTCCGTGTTGAAAAAGTTTGCTATCTTTAGCAACAATCAAAAAACGTTCCAAAGTGTAAGTAATTGAAAATAATGAGCTAATCTTGTATTTCTTAAGCGCGGGCAAACCAGACCGGTAAATATTACAAAGTGCTTTGTCAGTCCTTCACACTTCCGGCCACGGACGCAGGCAAAAGCTGCCGCGGGCAAACCGGCGAAGCTTATCTTCGCTAAACGGACCGGGCCGGGTCAATCACCGGCCGCTTTCATCATCACTTGCAAAGATTTATGGTTGCTCTTGATTTCCAGTCTCTCGTCGCTAAAGAGTTCGCCGTCGATCACATATTCGATCGGCTGCTGACTCTCTATGGTGATGGTCTCGGCCAGCCGGGTATGGATATTGTTGTTTTCCTGGCTGTTTTGGCTTCTGAGGTTTAAACCTGCTGTTATCAGTTCAGCCAGGTCAATGAATTTATTGCTGTTATCCTTGTCTGCATTGATCCAGGTCACGTCCAGGTAGCCGTCCCGAAAATCCGGCGCGCCATTGCCCTGGGCAAGAATGCTGGTAAAAGGAGCGGCATTGGCAATCACCAGGCTGGTCGTCTTGAGTGGGTTTGCCTGCTCGTCATTGAAGGCCACGTTCAAGGCATGCTCCTTGCCTGCCATATAGGCTTTCCAGAAACCTTCCAGATAGGCAAACTGGCCGGCTTCGTCCTTACTTTGCCTGTCGGCATAGTCGATCATCTCGTGCTCTAAGCCTATGCCGACCAGCAGGAGTACGGTTTTGTCATTACACAAGGCGGTATCTATCGCCTTGACCTGGCCGCTGAGCAAGTGCTCCAGCGCCGTTTCTATCGGGATAATTTTCGAGACATTGCCATATAAGTTATGGGCAAGGGCATTGGCGGTGCCCATAGGCAATAAACCAAATCTTTTATCTGTATTCACCAGCTGTTGGGCGACCTCCCTTAAGGTGCCGTCGCCTCCTGCGGCGATAATGGTCTCGGCTCCCGCGGTCAGCGCTTCCCGGGTCAACTTTTCCGCTGATACCTGCGGAGTCGTTTCTTTTATCGTCAGCTTAAAATGCTTAAATAATTGCAGCAGTACTTCGTCTTTGTACTCGGGCCATTTACCGCCACCGGACGCCGGATTGGCGATCAGGTGGGCGGCTGGATTAATATAGATCTGCTGTTGGCGGTGGTATTTTACCAGGCGTTTCATCTGCGCCTTATTCAAACCGGCAGAGGCGCGTATCCGGGAGATGTTTTCCAGCACTTCGCGTACCGACAGTTCAGGTGATTTTGCCAGCAGATAAGCTGCGACCACAAACACAGAGCGGCCCCGCCCCAGGGCGCAATGGACAACCACCCTTTGCTGCGCTGTGATGTGATTGTCGATCCAGGTGATCGCCTGCCTGAGCTCTTCTGCTTTCGGACTTTGGTGGTCCAGCACAGGCACATTCAGGTAGTTAAGCTCCAGCACCGAGGCGCTCCAGTCGAGGGCGCTAAATTCGGCGGTCATGTCGACAATAGCACTGACGTAGAAATTTTCCAGTGATAAAAAGTCGCGGCCATTGAGCCGGGTTGCCACGCATAATCCGGCTTCGATTTGATGGATATACTGAATATTTTTTCTTTTGTCGCTCCACTTGGCGATGATGTTGTAGGCATGTACCCCGGCAATAAAGGGCAGCAACAAAATATTCACCGGCAGCGGAATACGGCCATCGGCCTTTTTCCGGAAGATGGAAGGTTTTTCGGCAATATAGGCCAGGCTTACAATGGCCAGGGCGGTGCTGATCCAAAAGCATAGCAGGGACCATGCCGATTCGAGATAAACCCCCGAGACCAGCAGCGACAGGGAGAGGGCGATATAATAAAAATAGATAGGCATGACACTGTTTCTCTTATAATGGGTTCATGGTCTGATAAACACCGGCCAAAATCGTCACCTCCGGTACGGATAACACATAACATAACCCGGAAACGGCAGGATGGAAATCTCAAACGGCTTTTTCATCACCTTTGATAAACTCCCATAAGCTAAAGCAATTTTGATGCCTAATCGTAAGTGTAAACATAAGTATAAGTGTATGATAAAGAACTGCTTTATGTGGCTGTCTGTCATTGTTTACCTGTTACTGGCGATTTGTCTGTAAAAGTTACACGCCTCTGTGTGAAATATTCCTGGACTTTTTGTCCTGCCAGGTGAGTTTGCGGCGGTTTTTTGTAGTTTGTCTATAAAAAACAATGTGTTGCGCTTTGTGGCACAAGCCTGGCATAGGTATAGGGTATCTAGTGACAACTGAATGCATTTAGTGCGGGGTTTACATGTTTGATGATATCGCAGCCGTACGGTCAGGAACCCGTGTTTTAACGGCAGCAGAGCAAGCCGCCGGCGTTCGCCATATGCTGCTTGCCTGTGAAAAAGGAGCGAAATTCTTCCGCTATCTCGCCTTGTTGTTCGAGGACGAGACCGCTAAAACCAGGTTGCTGATCCTGGCCCGGCAATATAAAAAAATTGTCGCCCTGCTCCATAAGTACAGTGCCCTGATAGCGGAGCAGGAGCGGCAAGTCCGGCTGATGTTCGAGTTGGACTTTTTCAGCCAGGAGTTGCAGCAAGGCGTTATCTGCAGGAAAAGCCGGCGTGTGTTTGTTTTGCTGATAGAGCATCAGCAACAAAATCTGCAATCGCTGATGCGCCTGGGGCAATCGGCAGCTTCGCTAGCGCTTAAAAAAGCATATCAGCACATTATTACGGCTTATCAAGGTGTGATCAATCAGCTGTTTACGATCGAGAAAAATCTACCGCGTTGACCCTGCCAGGCCGGGAGATCATATAACCGGTAACCGCACCATGTTTAATACCATTATTGAGACGGGATATCATATGTCGTTAATGACAGAAACAAAACTTGAGAAAAAACTGGCAAAGGCGCTGGAGCCTTTTCAACAATTTATCCAGACGCAGACCTTTAGCAGCAAACTGCTCATTGTGTTCACGGCGCTTTCCCTGATTATCGCCAATTCACTGTGGGCAGAAGAATTTTCGCAAATTACCGCCGTCACCTTAGGTTTTTCGGTCAATGGCGCTATCGCCGGTATGTCGCTGTTGCACTGGGTGAACGACGGCCTGATGGCCTTGTTCTTTTTTCTGCTGGGGATGGAAATCAAACGGGAAATTCTGGTGGGAGAAATGAGTACTCCCGCCAATTTAATTCCGGTATTGGCTGCGGCAATCGGCGGTATGGTGTTTCCCGCCATTATCTTTTATTTATTTAACCTCGACAGTCCCTATGTTGACGGCTGGGGTATCCCCATGGCAACGGATACTGCATTTGCCGTGGGAATACTGATGCTGCTCGGCGCC
It includes:
- a CDS encoding diguanylate cyclase domain-containing protein, with the translated sequence MMHQRTIVSSNVYYLEQAAQQPRLTLLLVHEYQAQLQQWQQTFAQDFRITTAHDGFDALRKLLDEDIDLILSSTELQDISALEVCKFVNKHVTTAHIQCIFVAKHYSEIEEEKLLQAGAIDYLSPDAGKKILFNRVKNQMKLVGRSKTLEQVSKTDALTGIANRMQFDSLLQQEWHAAVREQHPLAVIILDIDHFKLYNDAFGHMQGDECLKQVARALSQAVKRPKDLMARFGGEEFVALLPATELTGARLLAKTLIDKVNKLAIQHAPGAKYPHISVSAGVAACSPNRADEGSFNEADLLDKADMKLYQAKIRGRNCYC
- a CDS encoding BON domain-containing protein: MKKSMYSLVVASMLTAASATAHAENTWKDKSKDAWIDGKAETTLLFNGNLNSFDINTDVHQGVVTLTGKVDSEVDKALAQELIESLDGVASVNNQLTVLKGRDADDDSIITAVTDSKVETVVKTKLLLEPQVSGRNIEVEVSQGEVTLKGEVASDSARQLAVAIAKNTRDVESVIDKLKITGK
- a CDS encoding efflux RND transporter permease subunit, which translates into the protein MTNTSTPKWAYLSCIFFTLLTAILAWQARHFEIDASANTLLMENNKHYLLTQLADQRYGAREFILIAYKPSNADLFSRQNLQLVSELGQKITQLARVKQVNSIVNVPIFTAGDSLSADVGQLTWEQQKFSRQTLALSLKQHPLYEGLLINQAQTALSLQVVFAADEALAQVNRDILDIRQHLLSRDLSAGEQARLAGLKHRQAKINKRLEQTRIDEIDNIRSLLKSYRSQGEFYLGGNNLLSYELIQIIQNDLLLFGAAILVVVTLVLWFLFRRLSWVSLPILCCAVSVIITLGLLAAFNFKVTVISANVFALQIILSLAMIIHLIVQYQELVLSHRDWPQQKLVRHTIKKKIKPCFFAGLTTTIGFGSLIFSGVQPVISFGWMMVVAMLVSLLVSLLFFPSLLLVFFNKQTYVAEHKIIEKGMKGFAATVKYKGSALVILWLVFTVIGALGALRLSAESSFLNYFDESTDVRKELTFIDRQFGGSTPFDLLYDLQETQVKQDLIISAEAVQTVTAIQNMLVKQQAIGAITSIADFTRIAQVVNGKPLTEYELTALYKGLDQEMQQQLFGGYFYPQGKQVRIAMRVQDSTPDFNRAQLLADIHREMQAMGVNKEHYRLTSLFVLYEDILSRLLDSQVLTLAIVYAAMAATLMVIFSSLKVALIALVPNFITTAMIMGIMGLFAIPLDLMTITIAAVAMGISMDDTIHYVHRYLDEKQNRPGDSAGWVTQTNLSVGYALIYTTTVIVLGFGTLVFSDFVPSMLFGLLTGVAMVLALLTDITILPVLLNKYLTPAGVKASSQPSAH
- a CDS encoding VacJ family lipoprotein; translated protein: MVLSPERILKCKRALLRLAKPLLTACFPLILGACSTGPSAGGQAEKGPYEIAAENPGPSLVSYQSPDDPLRFINEPIFSFNDKLYRYLLSPLASGYEAVVPAAVDNSISNFFYNLREPLYALNHLLQGNVAQSGNSLSRVLLNSTLGLLGLFDPASRLMDIKRHKTTFGDTLASYGIGHGTYLVLPFLGPSDIRDTGSLSFNYLLHPLNFIKDEDAARQLLLFDGLHSQAPVLSHYPQIMADIENPYEFIRNLYMQNLRRDGQDRRKEIFKTEQQKQTATHAPVE
- a CDS encoding mechanosensitive ion channel family protein; this encodes MTLLAFEKYWHLIDEKLQIWLETAIKHIPNLVVAIAFMLVFILLARIAGSIVKKLLRRTLDSRQIADLLSAIFKVCVVVTGGFICLDFIGLKGTVTSLLAGAGIIGLAIGFAFQDMTENLIAGIVMGIRKPFQTGDIIKADGVFGTVITINLRNTLVETFFGQREIIPNKILFRNVLTNYSTQGKRRIQVPVAISYADDPERAAGVIVKAINTCDFVINKQETNVYAESFGDSSINLLVWLWIEYPGETGFMAARHQAIITIKQALEQAGIQIPFPIRTLDFGIKGGEKLADILEGRFDGSEAQKKSA
- a CDS encoding diacylglycerol kinase family protein — translated: MPIYFYYIALSLSLLVSGVYLESAWSLLCFWISTALAIVSLAYIAEKPSIFRKKADGRIPLPVNILLLPFIAGVHAYNIIAKWSDKRKNIQYIHQIEAGLCVATRLNGRDFLSLENFYVSAIVDMTAEFSALDWSASVLELNYLNVPVLDHQSPKAEELRQAITWIDNHITAQQRVVVHCALGRGRSVFVVAAYLLAKSPELSVREVLENISRIRASAGLNKAQMKRLVKYHRQQQIYINPAAHLIANPASGGGKWPEYKDEVLLQLFKHFKLTIKETTPQVSAEKLTREALTAGAETIIAAGGDGTLREVAQQLVNTDKRFGLLPMGTANALAHNLYGNVSKIIPIETALEHLLSGQVKAIDTALCNDKTVLLLVGIGLEHEMIDYADRQSKDEAGQFAYLEGFWKAYMAGKEHALNVAFNDEQANPLKTTSLVIANAAPFTSILAQGNGAPDFRDGYLDVTWINADKDNSNKFIDLAELITAGLNLRSQNSQENNNIHTRLAETITIESQQPIEYVIDGELFSDERLEIKSNHKSLQVMMKAAGD